The DNA segment GGCGGTGCACGTCTTTTAAGTATAAGCATGTTCTTGGGAGCGGTTGCGTGTTGATAATTAAGGCTTAATGTCTGGACGTTATGTCTTAAGGGGCTTTACAACGCCAGCGTGAAGATTGCGGCCGGTATGGTTATTCCAAATTTGATAAAACTTCGCGATACGCATTCGTCCGCTCTCTAAACGGCGGTTGAGGGTTTTTATCCTGCGTGCAGTGTTCTGCAGGTGGCATAATGCCTGCGCAGCCAGTTCTTGATGTGTCCGTGCCGTCCGCAGCGTTGAGTTCGACGGTGAAAATGAAGTCACCCATAGAAAAGTTTCTTCGAATATAATTTTGCATTGTCAAATTACCGCGATGAGTTACCACGGATGCACTGCTCACTTCTAGCAACACTGATATGCATTTTCCTTTCAAGTGCCTCCTTAAAAGTTCTCCTCAGTTTGAAGAGTTTTACTGCGGCTCTTCTCAATCCAGCCACGTGACGACAGCTGTGATGTTGTTGTTGCGTAAATGTCTTTAGTGTGTCGTCTTGCCAGTTCTTTCGCCGTTCCTCTATTACCTGCTACTTCGTTGATCTCTATCCCTGTTTGTCTTGTTTGTAGCGTTGACACATGTACGAGCTTTTGAAGTTGCTCGGAGTAGAGACCTGGTCTTGCCGAATGCATATAAGTCGCAGTTTTTCTCGCGACAATTCGCATGATCCGGCGGCAGGTGTTTTGTTATGCCTGAGCAGCTTCTAACTCGACAGCGAGGTTCCCTCGAAGCTCGTCGGTGGCAATTAGCACAAGACACGTTTGCTGCTCGCTTTAAGAAAAATGTTTGAACAAATTTTAAAAAGTTTACTAGTGCAATGAACAGTTCGTGGCGCGCACCGTGGTTGCCCAAACTCATCCTGTGTCTATCAGAGCTTGGTAAACCTTTGAGGGGTTGCAGCCGCGGTCTGCATGTTGAGTCGGTGTCATTTGGACTCAGCAAACTGCCGCGTTCATATTCTAATTAAGTGCTTTGAGCGCCGTTGGACGCACTGCGCCTGAGTTAGCGAAATACTCCATCTCCTTTTTAAAGTGAACACCAGGCATATGCTGGAGCAAAAATGCTTTTCACAATTTTGGATTATTGAGGGGAATTAATTAAAATACGCAGAATATCACCCTTTTAGGTCATTCCCAATTTTAAAAATGCTTGGCGGTTCAGGAACCCGACACCTCCTTTGGTTTCAATGCCAGCTAGATTATCCGCTTTCGCAAATCGGTGCCTTCGTGTCAGCTCTGCCCATAGAGGGACAGAGCGCCCGACCTAAAATGAGCGACATAAGGAAAACGGGCGGCAGAATTTTCGTTCCTTTTGCCCGCGAAACGGCGCATTATAGAGGAACATTCAGGTGCTTCCGATCAGTCGGCAGACATTCCAACAGCTCTCGGTGCGCTAAATTTCTTTCTGTATTGTATTCGCATGCAATCccctcctgctatagcccctgaACGGGTAcccagtattttcaaataaataaaataaattgttaCGCCGAAGAGTGAAGCACTCCGAAAAAATATCGACTATATGAGGGGTTCTCTGACTTGCGCTGGAATTCTCTGGCATGACGTAACACGGCACTCCCGATGTCATTACAATCTGgttccatcaaaacgcggcctaCCACAGCCCCTGAAATCTTTGCGATTGTCTTGTTCTCACGCAGCTAAGCCATGCGATGCACGGTGTTGGCTCGTCGCCGTTCTTCACTGTGGGCGTGGCTTACCTGGACCAGAATGTGCCCACCGGCAGCGCATCCGTCTACATGGGTAACTACAAGCTCGCGTGGTCTTGTAGCGACTAACAGAAACGAAACgatacaaaaataaatgaaatgaaaataggactgtaaaaagaacgtcttgctgggcaagttggtaactatGCATCTTTGGCCAcaggcgcgaaatagagacacagcccaaggcagaaagacgggacgcaGCGCCACacgcaactgatttatttgaaggcaacacggacaaatatataccatcgtacacgcaagaaatgctatcatcttcaaagttgatatgatagcgaacgagtgaaaaaattgttctctgccttatacaaagatatggacgtgtcgctgatgaacatgcttcctttctttgcaataacaAATGCTTAgattaattctctggcttttgtgtctATGCTCTTTGATAGAATTCgcgcaccagaaaaacatggctcacaagatcgtgacgggcaagaccttattcgcctccatcgatattcgatcccggctgcggcggtcgactttcgatggaggcgaaattctagaggcccgtgtagtgtgcgatgtcagtgcatgttaaagaaccccaagtgatcgaaatttccggggcccttcactacggcgtctctcatagcctgagtcgctctgggacgttaaacccccataaaccataaaccatactgTTGCTTGAGGCATTCCCGTAGACTGTCATCGCATGGTCGCTTGCTTGTCAAGCCTCAACCTGGTCTGTGGATCAAAAGAGAAGAATTTTCCTAGGTTGACGGCAGCAATTTAACCGCTCTCGAAACTCTGTCTCGCTCCATGGGTCTTTGAGTTTGATATTGACCAAATGCGTGTAGTGTTCGACAATTGACTAGAATTCAGGCACCGTACATTTATGAGCAGTACGTAGCGAAGCGACACTTTTTCCTGCTGTTTCTTTTACAAAAGACACGAGGAATTTCGCGCTCATGCTGCTCAAGCTATTGTCACGCCATACCGATAGCTTAACTCCTAGTAATCGAAAcctaaaaattaaaaattgtttaGAAGTCGCACATATCTAGAAAATCATAGTGATGACACCTATGCAGGAAAGGAGGAATGACTGACGGGATAGTATCTCACAGTGCGCGCAGCATTCTTCTGGAAGCATAGCTCTTCACAAGGCGCTCCCTTGTTAGCTTAGTTCACCTCTTAACGGAGAGACATCACTCGATCTTTTAACGCTACCGCCAGCATCCTCACTCAGAGCCGCAGTGGTGAACTGCCGTTGGTAGAAATTAGGTGTAAGGTGAAGGCCCACGCGACGAGCGTTCGTGTTTCTCTCGCAGCAGCCAAGCTGAAGGCGGTAGAAGTGGCCCAGaaacagaagcagaagcagcagtggAAGCAATCCCGGGGCACTCCCGATGCACAGGAACTGAAAGCTGCAGAGGCACCGGAAGCGGGGGACGATGCGAAGGAGCAGAAGGACGCACCGAGCCCACAGCAGGAGGCGCCGGAGCCAAAGGATGTGCACAGCCCGCAGACGAACGCGGGCTCCGGCCAAACTCCGGAGGTCGCAGAGCGAAGCTTCGTTAACCACGTCCGAAGACTAGTCTGCAATCCCACCTTCGTCTGCCTGACACTTGCGGCGGCTGCCGAAAGTGAGTCCACTTCACAGCAGTCACTCAGAAAAGTGTAATCGTCGATTGAGAAGCCTAAGTTCAAACAAGCTTGAGAATCCGTCCCCTGGTTTCAGGAAAGTCATCGGCAGTCATTTCTAATTCGCGGGCGCCCATAGTTCGTATAAGTAATGCATTAGTAGCTACTCGCTTGTACAAAAGAGATCTCATTATGTACAACTGACGATTTTGAGCCTCCGTGGTTCCCAAGTGAGCAGTTTGAACAGGAGCCGCCCATAAGATACCCACGACGGGTTCCCTGCGGCTGACCCCAGGATGTGTAGGTCTGTGTTCCTGAAGCCTTTGTCTTTGCACAAGTCCGCCACCTActgtggacttgtgcagggaTAAGTATTCTGCATTCTGAAAGAACTTAAAACAACAGCTGTTGTTAACGCTGGCCCACGGCCCATGGCGTGTTGTATATATTACTCCACTAGCCAgccacaacagtaaacgaaatcatctTTTtcatgtttgactttattaagcgAGCCATTTATCACAATTTTAGAGCTTATAAATTGTTTTTGCTGTGAttggcttcttgtttaggtaacaaaaaTTTTTAACAGTGGACAACTtttttgtcgcggaggaattctgtacgaggccctgaatgtgggcggagcttcactgcagacttaagttgtatccgactatagtgcgcTTTACTCTACGGCGATACATTCTTTGACGCTGCAGAACTTTTTAAAACCTAAAAACTTGCGTCCCTTTTAGTTAAAAATCTGATTTCCTCACGTCTTCGTTTCAGCCATGCTGGCGTCAGGGCTGACTGGATTTGCGACGAAGATCTTCATCGCCATGTTCGGCATATCCTCTTCACAGGCCTCCGGCCTCTTAGGTACGTTTGCGGCGCATTGCTCAGAGACCTCTTCTGACGCCTAAAAGATGCTGATCTACAAGAATATGCGTACTCCTGATTTTGCCCATTTCACTCAGAGCGCTATCGTGTTGTAATGCGCTCTTTGACATAGTGGTCTCTCTTCAGGCAGGGGGGTTGGCGGCATTATCAGAGTGATAAATGTGTCCGCTTCATGTTAGATCTCCGGCACTCGTAGGGCtcacaataatattaataataataataataataataataataataataataataataatattaataataataataataataataataataataataataataataataataataataataataataataataataataataataataataataataattgccaAAGACTAACATAAAGCGGACAAAGCATGAATCAGAAGTAGATTTATTACTTTTTGTTCAGGCTAAACCTGGATTGCGCTATTTGGTGCTCTATCGGCGTCTTCGCCCAAACTCATTATTGTCAACATTCTGGATCCCCGCACGAAAGTGAATCACGGCACGACAGCCGAATATACCTATAAGTAGCACTATATCGGTTTGTGAGGCGCGAGGAAGGAATAGCTCGTTCTGTTTTTATGTCCAAAAAATTCAGGATGTTCGCCTCCTACAAGGGCAGGAAGTCAGCGCAAGTTGGTCACCGTAAATGCGGCTAAAGAGTGGTGGTGTCACCTACCGTCGCCTACCCCGGGGATGGCACGGTGACGAGCGGTGAGGTGTCGCCCTAATTTTTTTGCGAGCTACTGTTAGCAGTGACTTTTCTACAAATTTGTCAATTATGGGGCCCATGCAGAGCTTTTAAATTGGACTCGAATACTCATAAGGACCAAGTTTGGGgggcggttggggggggggggtgcaatcaTCACCCGTTCTCTCCGTTTCCTCAGGGCCCTGTGCAGTGCTCCTCGGCACGACATATACACAGGCAGACAGCTCATATATGTTAACCAGTTTTATTTGTCTCTAGTCGAGCAAATATGCTAATAAGAAAGACCCCATGGTTTTTAAGATAACAAAAGAAAGTAAGAACACGTAAACTCTTGCTAGACATGCATAATGTCCTTAGTCGAAGTGAGCCTACACGGGGAAGCACAAACATTGCCACAACAAGCTAGCAATTCAAGTAAAACTCATTGCAAACTCCTTGTAGCAACCACTGGGCAGTAATAAAATTTATACAAAAagctaaaactaaaaaaaaattaaacagatTTTAACCTCTCCTTCTGTAAGAAACACTGCTGTTCTTCCGACTTTTAGGCAACTGTAGTTCAGTCAATTTCTCCAAAATCGTACGAAAGAAGTCTTGCCGCTCCCTGACCCCATCGCTCAATATTCGGGGAGTCACAGCCCCGCGGGTGCTcgaggcacccccccccccccccggcctggTATTCCACGCCTCTGAATATGACTATCAAAATCATGTCAGGGTCATTTTAACTTTTCAATCGTTAGCAAAACCTAGTCGTAGAAAAAGAAATGAGTAAAAAATTGGAACGTTTCACGCAGGACTAGGAAGCATTATGTGTAAATAAACGACTTGGCGCTTTTATATACAGTCCATTGAAAtgaatttgttttatttcttttacgAAAAATGCGAACATTCTACAGAAATAAGGGATTGTGAAATTTCTTATCAAATCTGATGTTCTCACAGTCACTACAAATATTTCTCTAAATTGCCTTGAAGGCAAAGAAGCCGTTAAAAATCCTTAGAGATCGGAAACTTAAGCCGTATAAGAAGAATTTCTATAGTTGAGAAAATTTGCTCTTCGATGTACATTAACCATCAATTGCAGGGTGAGGTTTTCCTAGTAAAAACAatcaaaatattaaaaacagtaaGCCACACTATACAATTCGATGGCACTTACTTCTGGAAGTTTAATTGGaacattgtttttgttttaagtGAGAAAAAAGTTGTGGAAGTTGGGTCCCTGCATTCAACTTAGGAGTTTCTGCGTCCAAGCGTCATTTGACCTGCGCTGCGCTGCGATATACGGCGCTAAAACTTATGGAGTTATAGCTACAGCTGTACAaaaataggcagtggcttagctctggttaagcctgaaTATACAAGCGAagagcttcagttatgcttgcaatggtttgacgtcatggttatgcttcgtagcttagctggtattgtatacattgtttatctattATAGGCCGAATGAGTCGCACTTCCACTTTCACTGAGTCGTtccacgtggtcgttgtaacggcgagtctCGGGATTTTCTacttctgactctcttgtttcctcttccccACTCGCTTaattggctgctgctggctgaagatgcggccaagacacgcttttagGCTTCtctccgacgtcgtttagcaaggtgtatttcccgttgttcaggcgtttcggctgcacgtttagctttggcttcatcattttttcgctgttgtgcagccagctcccaagcgagtacttctggaacggacgaatttagtttttcagcttttctgcgtagtccagcagcagccgcactccctttccatgtcgagtgcgcacgcctattctctggcaagcgcattatatagcctccttgcgcacgcacatgacgcacatgtgctgtagcgcgcggctgcaccgaaaggtcaggcgacagagtcggcggcggcgtcggctgcggCAGGGGCTAGGAGGGACCACCTGCGCGgtacgtgacgtcactcggtttcgcgcatgcgcataactcaccagttcggctcacgcgaagctcggctcagACTCGCgcaatgaagcttttcgcttcaaaagacgCAGCCCTCACCTCCACTTGATCTACGCGACACAGACATATGATACGGGAAAAAAAATTACCTCTCGCTACTGGTCACGACAGCGAATAAACTAGCGTCACGTCTCAGTAGATGGGAGGAGCAAGAGCTACGTAAGGGTCATGGCTTGTGACATCGAGCATCAAGGCAGAGTTCGATAAACCTACTTGGGCACCGCCGCACTTACCAGCATTGGAGGCTATGTATAAGCATTGTGACCGCCGCCACACGAATGGAACGCATCGCGGCGCTGAAACCTCCATCCCGCgcataccgatcgcggcagcGTGCTCTGTGGGGGCCCTAATTTCGAAACAGTCATGGAAGAAATCTACGGCGCGCCTTATTCGGTCTTCGTGGCCAATTAATCGAAAACTATCCGATAATTCGAAGGCATATTCAATTCGCTTACAATATTTGTTCGCCTGTAATGTATGATTTTCAGCGGGTAGGAGGATATTATATTCGCTATTCGAAAAATTCGGAATATTCAACAAATTTGCACCGAACGATAAAATGGTACTTGAAGCGCCCTCTTTAGGCACATTGGAAGAAGTACTGCGATTGTGAACGAAAAAACAGTGAATGTGGACCTCTTGTCGCGTAATGCGAGAGTATGTATATAATAAAGACTGCTATGAAAGCGACGTATTACAGTGTCAATCAAAAGAAACAAATAGTACCAAACGTGCACTGCCAGTCATGAAATTGGGACAAGCCGGAGCACGCAGCCCTCCAGACGAAGTCCGAGGGGGAACTATCTGATAACCGCTATGCCGTTAGGGAGTGATGCACTGGGGGCGTCCATAAAACCCAAAAGGAGTGCAGTCACTGGTCCTTTGGGGACTGTATCTGCTGCGTTTTTACGAGACATCAGCATCGTTCCCTCAGAGAAACTGATGTCGATGAGAGCGCAGCGATACTCCCCAAGAGACTAAATACATTTAGGTCTGTGTGGCTTAGAGTGTGTGGATGGGATGATGCAGCCAGAGCTCCTTCAGGGCACTACCGAATCGGTAATCGCTGCATTCTCGCCTGCGCATTTGGCGCCCCCACCCCATGCAGGCGCCGTGCCCAGCGCCTGCGGCGGCACTCTGCTGGGCGGCTATGTCACCACCAAGAAGCTGAACGTCAAGTCGCCGACCATCATGTGCTACTGCGTCATCCTCTCGTTCGTGCCCTGGTTCACGCTGTTCGTCTTCATGCACTCCTGCGACAACAACCAGAGCACGCTCGCCAACCGCACTAGCCCGCCGGGTGCGAGAGCATGGATATGCAGCTCAGCCTGTCCGGCTATGCATTTCTTGTGCTGGGCGTGGTGCGACATGCTGGTTATGCCAGTCAACACGTGGTTAGTTTTGCAGCTGTTGTTGTTTAGACAGCGTTACACAATATAATTCGCGCACCTTAGAATATATCGATATTGCGTTGAAGATAACTGCTTCGGGACGTACTGTGTAGGTCTCGATATTACATATTTTCCCTCGTATTTTCCTGCGTATATGTGCTATGGTAGGCAGTTAGGGGCTTAGACACGCCACATGTATCAAACTTGGGCACATGTTTGTTTGAAATGAACGCGGAAGCTTCTCACACAAACGCATGTTAGGACTAGCGTGACGAAGCGTAGAACgaaatgaaaatttaaaaaattcataGGGGCACTCATTTACCTTATGTGTTGGCGGCGCAATAACATTATAAGCTGTTGACGCCTTTACATAGTGTTCTGTGTCATTCTTCCATGGTTGTGTTTGCGGAGACCTATAGGTGTCCGTGAACACGTCTGTACACACGCAACCACACATCTCTTCGTGTCATATATACTGCTGGTTAGATATTTCCCTGAAGGTGTCCAGAGTTGGCCATAAGGACGCAAAGCAGATACATCGAAACGTAAAGCTGTCGCTTCCagtatggtgacgtcacttcagatCCTGGGAATTATGACCGACGACATATTTTTCCCAGATTACGGTCCTAACGCATTGATAAAAATATAGGGGTTGAGTTCTTTTTCACTCGTTATGCCAGCTTAGAATCTTAAAgccttaaaaacgcagccattACGTACCAATAATACTGGGGAGGGCAAATTACAATTCGTCCGAGTGCAAATGTTGCCACTTACCGTTCGGTTGAACATGAGAACAGGCGAACACGAAAAAGAGGGAGGGAGAGAACACGCTAACGCGACTACTAAAAACGGATCAACCATGACGATGATGTCAGGTGACCCGTAATGACTGCGTTAACGGAGCATCCAGAAATAGGCGAGAAGTTGCGGCTAGGTGCGCCTCAACTGGCCACATACCTGCCACTGCGCGCGCGTAGCAAGAATCCGGTAATCTGATATAAGTCCATGCTAGTACTTCTTCCCTGTGCTAAAAGTCGCTAATGGAAAATTTCTTGCCGTTTGCTCAATAGGCTAACGAGTAGATGGAGTTGGAATTTGCTTTTTTGCTTTAAGGGGAGCGCTTTTAAAGCGTTTTTCTCCGGGCCAAACCGTGTCTTCAATAAGCCCGAGCTGTGCGGTAACTGAAAACTTCCGTGCTCACCTGCTGTGGTCAAGAGTCACAAGGGGCAATAGATATTTTCAACCTAAGGCATCGCCTTCGCGTTCGCTTTGCTGCTTCGTGCTTCAGTAAAACTTCCCGATCAAGTACTTCATTACTATGCTTCAATGCTGCTTCCCAGAACATGCGAGCACATAGTAGTCTCGCGAGCACTATGGCGATGACCGCGTCAGAAAGGTCTGCATAGGCCGATGAGCTACCGGCCTTAAAAAAGTTTTATCTGAGCTCATGGAATCTTTGGGACCCTGCACTTAAATTCAGGCCAGAAGAGGTTAGTAACCCAAGATCGATATATCCCTGAAACGGTGTCGAATTGAACTTAACGAGGAGAGTCACTCACCGCGCGCACATGTACTGTACCTTTTCCGCGCCATCGGAGTGCGAGAACTGGCCCCTATGGCGCGGCTCGTGCACCTTTGCCGATCTGGAGAGTGGCAGCAATGCGCACTGCAACTGCACCAGCGTCATGTACGACCCAGTCTGCGGAAGTGACAACTTCGACTACTACTGCCCTGCATCGCAGGCTGTGCGGACGAGAAACGATGCGACAAGACCAAGGTGAGTCAATTCGAGTCGGAAAACTGTTTACTGATTGAAGGGGTGAGCTTTGCTGTAACAGCGGGTGGGCCCTCAGTTCAGGGCTCCGACGGCTTGTGCTGTACGAGTCGCCCGGTCGAACACATGCAGATGGTCCTCAATCGACTCGTCCTGCCACCACTGCCAGGCATAGACACAGTTACCGAGTCCTACCGAAGGTGCTATTCCAGGACAGGGATGTCGTTGTTGACTGTGAATACAGTGCTTTGGCGATCATTATTGTACAGTGGTGAGCAAAAGTGGCATACGCCATGCAGCCGCCAGAAGCTAACCATCAGACAAAACAATTATCGGAGCTAAAGATTTTTGATGCCGCTGGTTTGTAAGCACAGTCCAACATTAAagagctgatttcgtttactgttgcaaTTGGGGAGGGGaataatacaggacgccgcggactaTGGCACAGTGTTAGCAACAGCCGTTTTTTCTTTAGTTGTACCTTACTATATCATAGCCATATAACACCTGGAAACATGCAGTTCCTTTAAAATTTTCGTAAGTTCATAACGGCGGTCATCGCTGCTGTTCCCGCTTTACTCCAA comes from the Amblyomma americanum isolate KBUSLIRL-KWMA chromosome 1, ASM5285725v1, whole genome shotgun sequence genome and includes:
- the LOC144115082 gene encoding solute carrier organic anion transporter family member 4A1-like isoform X1, producing the protein MYTVHARSRPFWRVLASSRPVKGAVVVDGVQVIQSMFNVASCIMVTSGSYHDGVGHRPVIPGIGTLVTLVGAMIFASPDFIAPQYLALENRTANVCPERGPGKCSLFGRATNANTFKYFFMLSHAMHGVGSSPFFTVGVAYLDQNVPTGSASVYMAAKLKAVEVAQKQKQKQQWKQSRGTPDAQELKAAEAPEAGDDAKEQKDAPSPQQEAPEPKDVHSPQTNAGSGQTPEVAERSFVNHVRRLVCNPTFVCLTLAAAAETMLASGLTGFATKIFIAMFGISSSQASGLLGAVPSACGGTLLGGYVTTKKLNVKSPTIMCYCVILSFVPWFTLFVFMHSCDNNQSTLANRTSPPGARAWICSSACPAMHFLCWAWCDMLVMPVNTWLVLQLLLFRQRYTI
- the LOC144115082 gene encoding solute carrier organic anion transporter family member 4A1-like isoform X2, yielding MYTVHARSRPFWRVLASSRPVKGAVVVDGVQVIQSMFNVASCIMVTSGSYHDGVGHRPVIPGIGTLVTLVGAMIFASPDFIAPQYLALENRTANVCPERGPGKCSLFGRATNANTFKYFFMLSHAMHGVGSSPFFTVGVAYLDQNVPTGSASVYMAKLKAVEVAQKQKQKQQWKQSRGTPDAQELKAAEAPEAGDDAKEQKDAPSPQQEAPEPKDVHSPQTNAGSGQTPEVAERSFVNHVRRLVCNPTFVCLTLAAAAETMLASGLTGFATKIFIAMFGISSSQASGLLGAVPSACGGTLLGGYVTTKKLNVKSPTIMCYCVILSFVPWFTLFVFMHSCDNNQSTLANRTSPPGARAWICSSACPAMHFLCWAWCDMLVMPVNTWLVLQLLLFRQRYTI